The following proteins are co-located in the Natator depressus isolate rNatDep1 chromosome 4, rNatDep2.hap1, whole genome shotgun sequence genome:
- the NKX6-1 gene encoding homeobox protein Nkx-6.1 encodes MLAVGQMDGSPRQSAFLLGSPPLAALHSMAEMKTPLYPAYPLPAGPASSSSSSASASPSPPLGSPNPAGLKPPALASPPQQLSAATPHGINDILSRPSVPLAGAALASASPSGSSSSPAGLLAGLPRFSSLSPPPPPPGLYFSPSAAAVAVGRYPKPLAELPGRTPIFWPGVMQSPPWRDARLACTPHQGSILLDKDGKRKHTRPTFSGQQIFALEKTFEQTKYLAGPERARLAYSLGMTESQVKVWFQNRRTKWRKKHAAEMATAKKKQDSETERLKGASENEEEDDDYNKPLDPNSDDEKITQLLKKHKSSSSSLLLHTSENESSS; translated from the exons ATGCTGGCGGTGGGGCAGATGGACGGCAGCCCCCGGCAGAGCGCCTTCCTGCTCGGCAGCCCGCCCCTGGCCGCCCTGCACAGCATGGCCGAGATGAAGACCCCGCTGTACCCGGCGTACCCGCTGCCCGCCGGGccggcctcctcctcctcctcctccgcctcgGCCTCCCCGTCCCCGCCGCTGGGCTCCCCCAACCCGGCCGGCCTCAAGCCGCCGGCCCTGGCCAGCCCCCCGCAGCAGCTCTCGGCCGCCACCCCGCACGGCATCAACGACATCCTGAGCCGGCCCTCCGTGCCCCTGGCCGGGGCCGCCCTGGCCTCCGCGTCGCCCTCCGGCTCCTCCTCGTCCCCCGCCGGCCTCCTGGCCGGCCTGCCCCGCTTCAGCAGCCTCagccccccgccgccgccccccggGCTCTACTTCAGCCCCAGCGCCGCCGCCGTGGCCGTGGGCCGCTACCCCAAGCCCCTGGCCGAGCTGCCCGGCCGGACCCCGATCTTCTGGCCCGGGGTGATGCAGAGTCCGCCCTGGAGAGACGCGCGCCTCGCCTGCACCCCCC ATCAAGGTTCAATTTTGCTGGATAAAGACGGAAAGAGAAAACATACAAGACCCACTTTTTCTGGCCAGCAGATTTTCGCCCTGGAAAAGACTTTTGAGCAGACCAAATATTTAGCAGGACCAGAGAGAGCCAGGCTAGCCTATTCACTGGGGATGACAGAGAGTCAAGTCAAG GTTTGGTTCCAGAACCGGCGCACCAAGTGGCGGAAGAAGCATGCGGCCGAGATGGCCACGGCTAAGAAGAAGCAGGACTCGGAGACCGAGAGGCTGAAGGGGGCCTCGGAGAACGAGGAGGAGGACGATGACTACAACAAGCCTCTGGACCCTAACTCGGACGACGAGAAAATCACCCAGCTGCTGAAGAAACACAAGTcgagcagcagcagcttgctcCTGCACACATCTGAGAACGAGAGTTCCTCTTAA